Part of the Streptomyces antimycoticus genome, GGCACCATGTACCGGGTTCGAGTCGGCGTGGCGTCCGCATCGGAGCCGGTGGTCATCGATTTCGACACCCAGAAGTACGTTCCGGTCCGGCCGGTACCGGGAGTCACCCCGACGCGGTAGCCGCCGCTCAGTCCGTCCCCACCCGCGCGCCCGCGGCGAGCAGTGACGCCGACGGCAGCCGGAAGCCCGCCGTGTCCGGTAGCGCCGGAACGGCCGGAACGGCGGTGGCGCCCGCGGTCGTGGCGTTCGGGAACTGCGGCTGTCGCTTGGGCGCCGCCACGTCGGTGAACGGGATACCGCCAGGTGCCGTCGGCTTCGCCCAGGTGCCGGACGGCGAGGACGACCGGGCGGGACGCGGGCAGGACGCGGTTGTCGCGAGCCGGGCGGGCACCGTCGTTCGCAGCTCATTGCCGCGCAGGCAGTTGCCCCGTCCCTTCGTGGCGGTGGGGAACGTCCAGCCGACGTCAACGCTGTTGGCGGCGAAGGTGTTGTCCAGGATCCGGTTGCCGTTCGGCGGTATGTCAGCGGTTGCGGTGATCACCAGCCCGGCGTTGGTGTTGCCGGCGACTCGGTTGCGGATGAACTGGTTGTCGGTGCCGCCGTCGACGCCGATGCCGATGCCCCATCCGCCGTCGGCCTGTTCGGGGGTGGCCGCCTGCTGGTTGGCCGCGATCAGGTTGCCCGCGATGACGGCATCCCGCTGCGGGAGCAACTTCTCCTGGTGGTCGGAGTTGGTGGTGAGCCCGACCCGGTTACCGACAAGGCGGTTGCCGACCACGTACATGTCGCCACTGGCGTTGGTGCCTTCGTAACCGACCGCGTTGAGTTCGGCGATGTTGTCCCGCACCACGATGCGACAGGGCTTGCACTGTCCGACATAGATCCCCGAGTCGGCCGAGCCCGAGGTGTACGAGTGCTCGATGACACCGTTTTGCGCGGAGAACGCGTAGATGCCGTACAGCCCGTTGCGGGTCGCGGTCACGTGGGAGACCAAGAACGATTTCAGGAAGGTGACGGGCTCATCGCCGGTGTCGTAGCCGCCGGATTGCCCCGGCATTCCGGCTGCCGCCTTCGCCGAGCCGGTGACCAGGACCCCGTTCTGTGTGTTGTTCTCCACGGTCAGGTTCTCCACGGCCACCCCGGGAGCGGCGACGACGATGCCGTTCGGCTGCCGCAACCGCCCGTCGATGACGACCTTGTCCCGAGAAGCGCCGCGGAGAGTGATGCGAGCCGTCGATATCTTCACCGACTCGTGGTACTTGCCCGGCGCGACCAGCACAAGATCGCCGGGCCGAGCCAGAGACACCGCGGCCGAGATCGTCGGGGCGTCGGCCGGCACGTTGATCGTCACATGCGCACCGGACGGTCGCCGGCCGTGATCCGATCCGTCATCGTCCGCGCCGCAGCCGACCATTACGGGTGCCAGTGTGCCGAGTAACGCGGCCATCACGCGAAGACGGAGACGAGGCATGGCCTCATCCTGGCACGGGCGCCGACGGGGTCGCAGGAGCCGATACGGATATGGCACAGTTCACACCGTGTGCCAAGCCGACTCCCGCCCGTCACGCCGCGCGTTCCTCGGTGCCACCGGCACTGTGACCGCCGTCGGCCTCTCCGCCGGCTGCCAATCGCGTTCCACCCCGCCGGACCGGTCCGATGCCCCTGCGCCGACCCCGACGGTGTCACCAACGGGCCGGTACCAGGCGGGCATCACGCTTCCACAACCAGCCCAGCGGAACCTGCTGGCCGTGGTGGCCGACCTCGTTGACGCCGTGCCCGTCCGTCCGTTGCTGGCCGAACTCGGTGAGGCCATCCGCACGCTCACGGCGGGGACCGACGCACGGCTGATGGGCCTGGAGCCGGGCGATCTGACCGTGACGATCGGGGTGGGCCCCCGGCTGGTGCGCATGGTCGATCCCGCCCTGCCCGGTGCGAAGGACCTCCCGCGGTTCTCCCGCGAACAGATCGCCTCCCGGGCACGCGGTGGCGACCTGCTGATACAGATCTGCGCCGGCGACGCCTTGGTGGTACCGGTCGTGGCTGCCGCGCTTGTGGAGCGGGCCGGTGACCGGATACAGGAACGCTGGCGGCAGTCCGGGGTCCGTGGTGCGAACGTGCCGGTGGATCGGGGCCGTGCCGCGCCACGAAACCTCTTCGGCTTCGTCGACGGCATCGTGGGCCCCCACACGAGGGCCGAACAGGAACGCGACCTGTGGTTGTCCGGGCCGGCTCCGGTCGCCGACGGCACCCTTGCCGTACTACGACGCATGGAACTCGATCTGCCGCGGTTCGCCAAGCTGTCCGTCGCCGAACAGGAAGCGGTCTTCGGCCGCCACCGAGCCACTGGCGTGCCCCTCTCCGGTGGCACCATCGCCTCGGGCCCGGACCTCGGCGCCAAAACGCCGGACGGACGCTACCTCGTCCCGGCGGACGCCCATGCCCGCAGAGCGCATGCCACCGCGGTCGGCGTCGGCCTCATGCTCCGTCGCTCCTACAGCACCGACGGACCCGCCCCCGGCCTGCTCTTCATGAGCTTCCAGAACGACATACGGACCTTCACCAGCACCCTCACCAGCATGGACAATTCCGACGCCCTGTTGGAATACACGACCACGACCGCCAGTGCGACTTTTCTGGTACTTCCCGGTTTCGACGAACAACATCCGCTTGGTTCCCGGCTCTTCCGCTGAACGGCCCGGCCGCCTCGGCACCATCCCGGCCGCCTCGGCACCATCCCGGCCGGCGCGAGCTGATCACGCGCGGGGGCCGACCCGTCCGCCGCCGGGTCGGGCTGCTCGTTCGGGCTCGCCTCGTACAGCTCGTACCAGATGCATTTGCCGTCGCCGCGCGGATCCACCCCCCAGTTGTCGGCGAGCAGCTCCAGCAGCAGCAGGCCGCGCCCCGACGAGGCCAGCTCGCCGGGCCGCCGGCGGTGCGGCAGCTCATCGCTGCTGTCGGCGACGTCCAGCCGCAGCCGCCGGGACCCGTGCCGCCCGCTGACCTCGGCCACCAGCAGGGCGTCCCCGTCGGTGTGCACCAGGACGTTGGTGACCATCTCGGAGAGCATCAGCACCGCCGACTCCACCTGGTCCGGGTCGGCCCAGTCGTGCAGCATGTCGCGCAGCTGCTGCCGGGTGCCCGCTATGCGCTCCGGCTCGGCCTGGGCGACCGTGACCGCGGTCCGCCGCACCGGCGCCGAACCGGGCCCGACCAGGCACACCTCCGCCTCCCGGCGGATCAGCAGCAGGGCTATGTCGTCCTCGCGCCGGTCCGCGAGCGGGCCGGTGGTGTGGTGGGAGGGCGGCCCGTGCACGGCCTGCACCAGGGAGTCGGCGAGGGCTTCGAGGTCGTCGGAGTCGAGGCCGTGGGAGGGGAGGGCGCCGGGGTCGTCCGTGAGGGTGGCGGGCCGCTCGAAGACCTTACGGATCCGGTCCCAGCCGGTCTCCAGATCGTGCCCGCCGGTCTCGATCAGCCCGTCGGTGCACATCAGCAGCGTCTCGCCGGGCTCCAGCACCACCCGGGTGGTCGGATAGTCGGTGTCCGGATCGATGCCCAGCGGCAGCCCGCCCGCCGTGGGCCGGACCATCATCGTGCCGTCGGCGAGCCGGACCGCCGGGTCGGGGTGGCCCGCGCGGGCGATGTCCAGGGTGCCGGCGACCGGGTCCACCTCCATATAGAGGCAGGTCGCGAACCTCGGGTCGTACCGGCCGTCCGGGCCGTCAGGACCGTCCAGCGCCGACAGCCCGGCGAGGAAGCGGGAGGCGCGGGAGAGCACCGCGTCGGGGTGGTGCCCCTCGGAGGCGTACGCCCGGACCGCGATCCTCAGCTGCCCCATGATCCCGGCGGCGTGCACATCGTGGCCCTGCACATCGCCGATCACCAGCGCGGTACGGCCCGAGGGCAGCCCGATCACGTCGTACCAGTCGCCGCCGACCTGCAGTCCGCCGCCGGTCGGCACATAGCGCGCGGCCACCGTCAGCCCCGGGATATCGGGCTTGCTGGCGGGCAGCATCGAGCGCTGCAGCCCGTCCGCCAGCTCCCGCTCGGTCTCCTGGAGCGCGGTGCGGGACAGCGCCTGGGCCAGCATCCGCGCGATCGTGGTCAGCACCGAGCGCTCATCGGGCGAGAACGACACCGGATGGGCGAATCCGGCCATCCACGCGCCGATGGTGCGGCCCGCGACGATCAGCGGCAGAAACGCCCAGGACCGGCGCTTACGGGGCCGGCCGAGCGACCAGGCGGCCGGAAATCGGCCGCGGTACTCCTCCGGCGTGGGCAGATAGACGGCCCGGCCGGTGCGGACCACCTCGGCCGCCGGATAGTCCGTGCCCAGCGCGATGTCGTGAAAAGGGTGATCGGCCCCCGCCCGCGGCCCGTGGTGGCCGATCACCGAGATCCGCTCGCCCTGGACGCCGAAGACCGCGAGCCCCTCCGGGGAGAAGCCCGGCATG contains:
- a CDS encoding right-handed parallel beta-helix repeat-containing protein; this encodes MPRLRLRVMAALLGTLAPVMVGCGADDDGSDHGRRPSGAHVTINVPADAPTISAAVSLARPGDLVLVAPGKYHESVKISTARITLRGASRDKVVIDGRLRQPNGIVVAAPGVAVENLTVENNTQNGVLVTGSAKAAAGMPGQSGGYDTGDEPVTFLKSFLVSHVTATRNGLYGIYAFSAQNGVIEHSYTSGSADSGIYVGQCKPCRIVVRDNIAELNAVGYEGTNASGDMYVVGNRLVGNRVGLTTNSDHQEKLLPQRDAVIAGNLIAANQQAATPEQADGGWGIGIGVDGGTDNQFIRNRVAGNTNAGLVITATADIPPNGNRILDNTFAANSVDVGWTFPTATKGRGNCLRGNELRTTVPARLATTASCPRPARSSSPSGTWAKPTAPGGIPFTDVAAPKRQPQFPNATTAGATAVPAVPALPDTAGFRLPSASLLAAGARVGTD
- a CDS encoding ATP-binding SpoIIE family protein phosphatase — translated: MRTEDLLAAIATGLWRWDSVSGAVSYDAEAARLVGLPAEPVTLPEAAARACFHPADWLEVKAIVDLAVAEGTLAEARLRIVDEKGTVLRTVRTRSRPIARGGSEDGYYLLGTLQEVPDPLPGTSAAGPPVTGDWRRNREAFLLDAGRALAEAMSTAEVLRVAAGLSMPGFSPEGLAVFGVQGERISVIGHHGPRAGADHPFHDIALGTDYPAAEVVRTGRAVYLPTPEEYRGRFPAAWSLGRPRKRRSWAFLPLIVAGRTIGAWMAGFAHPVSFSPDERSVLTTIARMLAQALSRTALQETERELADGLQRSMLPASKPDIPGLTVAARYVPTGGGLQVGGDWYDVIGLPSGRTALVIGDVQGHDVHAAGIMGQLRIAVRAYASEGHHPDAVLSRASRFLAGLSALDGPDGPDGRYDPRFATCLYMEVDPVAGTLDIARAGHPDPAVRLADGTMMVRPTAGGLPLGIDPDTDYPTTRVVLEPGETLLMCTDGLIETGGHDLETGWDRIRKVFERPATLTDDPGALPSHGLDSDDLEALADSLVQAVHGPPSHHTTGPLADRREDDIALLLIRREAEVCLVGPGSAPVRRTAVTVAQAEPERIAGTRQQLRDMLHDWADPDQVESAVLMLSEMVTNVLVHTDGDALLVAEVSGRHGSRRLRLDVADSSDELPHRRRPGELASSGRGLLLLELLADNWGVDPRGDGKCIWYELYEASPNEQPDPAADGSAPARDQLAPAGMVPRRPGWCRGGRAVQRKSREPSGCCSSKPGSTRKVALAVVVVYSNRASELSMLVRVLVKVRMSFWKLMKSRPGAGPSVL